One Engraulis encrasicolus isolate BLACKSEA-1 chromosome 5, IST_EnEncr_1.0, whole genome shotgun sequence DNA segment encodes these proteins:
- the LOC134449659 gene encoding transcription factor E2F3-like, with product MRRGITPATEKVIIAGVAGSSLENNVVLTALSDRFTSSLPTTTYIHIITPPPSISQTSNVCLSESSNANLYTTPHGASLGTGQRPTLGRPPAKRRLALDDTDPLPTPQLSLASKSRDATTTLVNSKPCKTPKSPADKEKSRYDTSLGLLTKKFLSLLSQSADGVVDLNWAAETLGVQKRRLYDITNVLEGVHLVKKKSKNNIQWMGCNLSEAGGVGTQRQVLNGELARLQQEEQRLDQLITSCTQDFKLMTENPANQKLAYVSYEDLRRISTLRDQTVIVVKAPPDTKLEVPDLEQNLQVHLTSTKGPIDVFLCPDDGEAETMVKEEGQEISCSDGSSGHNPSSSSSGFMRVSDEGDKEKEHSSPAVTVTNLSPIDSPFTSLLLQTEDQNPGSSGEGVSSTDLSSFLSLSPPLLQDDYLLDPDESVGISDLFDTCNLDKLPLDYLLCN from the exons ATGAGAAGAGGGATAACACCAGCTACGGAGAAAGTAATTATTGCAGGGGTTGCAGGCTCTTCGCTCGAAAATAACGTAGTTTTGACTGCATTATCTGATCGGTTTACGTCCTCTCTTCCCACTACCACTTACATACATATAATAACTCCGCCGCCTAGCATTTCTCAGACCTCAAATGTCTGCCTTTCTGAATCTTCGAATGCCAATCTGTACACCACTCCTCACGGAGCTTCACTTGGAACAGGACAGCGACCAACATTAGGACGTCCACCG GCTAAGAGGCGGCTGGCGTTGGACGACACCGACCCTCTTCCTACACCTCAGTTGTCACTTGCGTCGAAAAGCAGAGATGCCACCACCACCCTGGTCAACAGCAAGCCCTGTAAAA CTCCGAAGTCTCCCGCGGACAAGGAGAAGTCTCGGTACGACACGTCCCTGGGTCTCCTGACCAAGAAGTTCCTCTCGCTGCTCAGCCAGTCCGCCGACGGCGTGGTGGACCTGAACTGGGCGGCCGAGACGCTGGGCGTGCAGAAGAGACGCCTCTACGACATCACCAACGTCCTGGAGGGTGTCCACCTTGTCAAAAAGAAGTCCAAGAACAACATCCAGTGGAT GGGCTGTAACCTGTCAGAGGCGGGGGGCGTTGGGACCCAGCGGCAGGTCTTGAACGGCGAGCTGGCCCGACTGCAACAGGAGGAGCAGCGGCTTGACCAGCTCATCACCAGCTGTACCCAGGACTTCAAACTCATGACCGAGAACCCCGCCAACCAGAA GCTGGCATATGTGTCGTATGAGGATCTGCGGCGGATAAGCACTCTGAGGGATCAGACGGTCATCGTGGTCAAAGCGCCGCCCGACACCAAACTAGAGGTGCCCGATCTGGAACAG AACTTGCAGGTGCATCTGACCAGCACCAAGGGCCCCATAGACGTGTTCCTGTGCCCAGACGATGGGGAGGCGGAGACCATGGTCAAAGAGGAGGGCCAGGAAATCAGCTGCAGCGATGGTAGCAGTGGACAtaacccctcttcttcctcttccggGTTCATGAGGGTGTCTGATG AGGGCGATAAAGAAAAGGAGCACTCGTCTCCGGCGGTCACGGTGACCAACCTGTCCCCCATCGACTCGCCCTTCACCAGCCTGCTGCTGCAGACGGAGGACCAGAACCCGGGCTCGTCGGGGGAGGGGGTGTCGTCTACGGACCTGTCCTCCTTCCTCAGCCTGTCGCCCCCCCTGCTCCAGGACGACTACCTGCTGGACCCTGACGAGAGCGTGGGCATCAGCGACCTGTTCGACACATGCAACCTGGACAAGCTGCCCCTAGACTACCTTCTGTGCAACTGA